The window ACCTGCCGGGCTCCAAGGTCGTGGTGGGGCCGGGTCCGCAGCTGGAAGAGCTCAAACGCAAGTACAAGGACGTGCATTTCACCGGCGGCAAGGCCGGCGAGGAACTGGCGCGCCATTTTGCCGATGCCGACGTGTTCGTCTTCCCGAGCTTTACCGACACGTTCGGGCTGGTGATCCTGGAAGCGATGGCCTGCGGCACGCCGGTGGCGGCCTTCATCGCGCCTGGCCCGCGCGACATCATCCCCGGTTCGAAGGCCGGTGTGGTGTCAGACGATCTGCGCGAGGCCTGCCTGCAGGCGCTGGAGCTTAACCGCGAGGACGCCCGCGCCTTTGCCGAGCAGAACTCCTGGCGTGCCTGCACCGAGCAGTTCGTCGCCAACCTGAAGCCCCAGCCCCGCCCGGAACGCAAACGCTTCTGGCGGCGCCTGCGGCGCTTGAGGCGGAACAAGGTGTAGGATCGCTCAGCGCTGCCGCTTCCCCGTTTTCAGCTTGTGCTGCCGGAGCTGTTCCAGCATGCCGGAGCGGATATCTTCGTAGAGCCCCTTGGGAAGACGCCCATACGCCCAGTCCTTGCCGGGCCTGGCCGGAATGATGCCTGCATCATCCCACGAGACCGCGTTGGCCTCGCCTGTCACCACGTAGCTGGGTCCGTCATCCAGTCCGAGATGGATGCTGACAGCGGCGGGTATGCAGATTGCGTCTGATTGCATTGCTGGTGAGCTGTGCGTCACAGGCACCAGCAGCACCTCGGTCTTGCCGTCAGCGTTCCGGACAATCGCGGTGACCACTACACAGGGCCGGTCCTTGCTGCCTTCTCCCTGACCTTTCTCGCGCTCGTGCGACCACAGAAAGTCATATCGGATGACAAGGCCCGGTACCGGCTCAGGCTTTGTCACCGGAATCGGTCTTCAGCAGTGCTTCCAGCCGGGGATCAGCATCGCCGTATTCCGCGCCGGCGAGCGCCTCGGCCCAATCGTCCGGCAGCGCTTGCGTGGGATGGTTCTGGCGGGTGTCGCGCGCTTTCAGGCGCTCATACTCATCGATATCGATCAGTACGCGGGCCGTGCGCCGGTGCTTGGTGATGAAGACCGGGTCTTTTGCCGACTGCTCGATATAGAGCCCGGC is drawn from Glycocaulis alkaliphilus and contains these coding sequences:
- a CDS encoding type II toxin-antitoxin system Phd/YefM family antitoxin, which encodes MSKICVTATEFQTRAGLYIEQSAKDPVFITKHRRTARVLIDIDEYERLKARDTRQNHPTQALPDDWAEALAGAEYGDADPRLEALLKTDSGDKA